Proteins co-encoded in one Arthrobacter globiformis genomic window:
- the glgX gene encoding glycogen debranching protein GlgX — translation MEIWPGSAYPLGATFDGTGTNFALFSEHADKVELCLFDDEGTETRVTLREVDGYVWHCYLPQIQPGQKYGYRVHGPYDPAKGQRFNANKLLLDPYAKAVSGQIDWDPALFSYNMGDPSSKNDADSAPHMMMGVVINPFFDWDNDQNLRIPYHKSVIYEAHVRGLTELHPEIPEEQRGTYAGVAHPAVISHLQKLGVTAIELMPVHQFVNDGILQEKGLSNYWGYNTIGFFAPQNTYSSTGDTGQQVQDFKAMVRSLHRAGIEVILDVVYNHTAEGNHLGPTLSFKGIDNEAYYRLVEDDKQYYMDYTGTGNTLNVRQPHSLQLLMDSLRYWVTEMHVDGFRFDLAAALAREFYDVDRLSTFFELIQQDPVVSQVKLIAEPWDVGPGGYQVGNFPPQWTEWNGKYRDTVRDFWRGEPATLGEFASRITGSADLYEHSGRRPVASINFVTAHDGFTLRDLVSYNEKHNDANGEDNKDGESHNRSWNCGAEGPSDDPKVLGLRARQQRNFIATMLLSQGVPMILHGDELGRTQQGNNNGYCQDSELTWVNWDSVDQPLIEFTAAVNSLRAKHPTFRRSRFFDGRPVRRGEGERLPDIVWLDPDGNLMQPEDWDSGFGRSVGMFLNGDGIQGHDSRGRRITDVNFLLYFNAHDGDVEFTLPPDEYAPAWDVIIDTAGEGADSKPADAGTILSVAAKSLVVLRAHSAPTVEPDHSVAASLAALTQTATAETAALTAPAVPEPASTRKPAEPAAEPADASAAEPSADPAAAPAAEPAAEPAADPVAEPAAEPVAEPAAEPAAEPAAPAKAAEEQPAEKPARKPAGRRAGNSKSGKPAGEGA, via the coding sequence ATGGAAATCTGGCCCGGATCGGCTTACCCGCTGGGAGCCACATTTGACGGCACGGGAACCAACTTCGCATTGTTCAGCGAGCACGCAGACAAGGTGGAACTCTGCCTCTTCGACGACGAGGGGACCGAAACCCGCGTAACGCTCCGCGAAGTGGACGGTTATGTGTGGCACTGCTACCTGCCCCAGATTCAGCCCGGGCAGAAGTACGGCTACCGCGTGCACGGACCCTACGACCCCGCCAAGGGCCAGCGCTTCAACGCCAACAAGCTGCTCCTTGACCCCTACGCCAAGGCAGTCTCCGGCCAGATCGACTGGGATCCCGCCCTTTTCTCGTACAACATGGGCGACCCCTCTTCCAAGAACGACGCCGACTCTGCGCCGCACATGATGATGGGCGTGGTCATCAACCCGTTCTTCGACTGGGACAACGACCAGAACCTGCGCATCCCGTACCACAAGTCGGTCATCTACGAGGCGCACGTCAGGGGACTCACCGAGCTGCACCCGGAGATTCCCGAGGAGCAGCGCGGCACGTACGCCGGCGTGGCACACCCGGCCGTGATCTCGCACCTGCAGAAGCTGGGCGTCACCGCGATCGAGCTCATGCCCGTGCACCAGTTCGTCAACGACGGCATCTTGCAGGAGAAGGGCCTGAGCAACTACTGGGGCTACAACACCATCGGCTTCTTCGCGCCGCAGAACACCTACAGCTCCACCGGCGACACCGGCCAGCAGGTCCAGGACTTCAAGGCGATGGTCCGCTCGCTGCACCGGGCAGGCATCGAGGTCATCCTCGACGTCGTCTACAACCACACCGCCGAAGGCAACCACCTCGGCCCCACCCTGAGCTTCAAGGGCATCGACAACGAGGCCTACTACCGCCTGGTGGAGGACGACAAGCAGTACTACATGGACTACACGGGCACCGGCAACACCCTGAACGTCCGCCAGCCCCACTCCCTGCAGCTGCTCATGGATTCGCTGCGCTACTGGGTCACCGAAATGCACGTGGACGGGTTCCGCTTCGACCTCGCCGCCGCGCTGGCCCGCGAATTTTACGACGTCGACCGGCTCTCCACGTTCTTCGAACTCATCCAGCAGGATCCCGTGGTGTCCCAGGTCAAACTCATCGCCGAGCCGTGGGACGTCGGGCCCGGCGGCTACCAGGTGGGCAACTTCCCGCCGCAGTGGACCGAATGGAACGGCAAGTACCGCGACACCGTGCGCGACTTCTGGCGCGGCGAACCTGCCACGCTGGGCGAGTTCGCCTCACGCATCACCGGCTCGGCGGACCTCTACGAGCACTCCGGCCGCCGCCCGGTGGCGTCCATCAACTTCGTCACCGCGCACGACGGCTTCACGCTGCGGGACCTGGTGTCCTACAACGAGAAGCACAACGACGCCAACGGCGAGGACAACAAGGACGGCGAATCGCACAACCGCTCCTGGAACTGCGGGGCAGAGGGCCCCTCGGACGATCCCAAGGTGCTGGGGCTCCGGGCGCGGCAGCAGCGCAACTTCATCGCCACCATGCTGCTCTCGCAGGGCGTGCCCATGATCCTGCACGGCGACGAGCTCGGCCGCACCCAGCAGGGCAACAACAACGGGTACTGCCAGGACTCCGAACTGACCTGGGTCAACTGGGACAGTGTGGACCAGCCGCTCATCGAATTCACCGCAGCCGTCAACTCGCTGCGCGCCAAGCACCCCACCTTCCGGCGCAGCCGCTTCTTCGACGGCAGGCCGGTACGGCGAGGCGAAGGCGAACGGCTGCCGGACATCGTCTGGCTTGATCCCGACGGCAACCTCATGCAGCCGGAGGACTGGGACAGCGGCTTCGGCCGCTCCGTGGGCATGTTCCTCAACGGCGACGGCATCCAGGGCCATGACAGCCGTGGCCGCCGGATCACGGATGTGAACTTCCTGCTGTACTTCAACGCCCACGACGGCGACGTCGAGTTCACGCTGCCGCCGGACGAGTACGCACCGGCCTGGGACGTCATCATCGACACCGCCGGAGAAGGCGCCGACTCCAAGCCCGCGGACGCCGGAACCATCCTGTCCGTCGCCGCCAAGTCCCTGGTGGTGCTGCGAGCCCACAGCGCACCGACGGTGGAGCCCGATCATTCCGTGGCTGCCTCGCTTGCGGCGCTGACGCAGACCGCCACCGCTGAGACCGCGGCGCTCACCGCACCCGCCGTTCCCGAACCGGCCAGTACAAGGAAGCCTGCTGAACCTGCTGCAGAGCCGGCAGATGCATCTGCGGCTGAACCTTCTGCGGACCCGGCCGCGGCGCCGGCTGCTGAACCTGCTGCTGAACCTGCCGCCGACCCGGTTGCAGAGCCTGCCGCTGAGCCGGTTGCGGAGCCTGCTGCTGAACCTGCCGCTGAGCCGGCTGCACCTGCGAAGGCCGCGGAGGAGCAGCCAGCGGAAAAACCGGCGCGGAAGCCTGCGGGCCGGCGGGCCGGCAACTCGAAGTCGGGCAAGCCGGCAGGGGAGGGCGCGTGA
- a CDS encoding NAD(P)H-hydrate epimerase — protein MISAYTGTQIREAEKPLLDSGMGAVLMQRAARGMAGAAITELRSRGRRLYGSSVAVLAGKGNNGGDGLFAAAHLAGRGMRTTAFLASDTAHPDGLAAFRRAGGRVLTLTDANAGELAALAGRADVVIDALLGTGAQGGLRGASAELVSRLAGGSHGLVVACDVPSGVDADTGEAAGPVLPADITVTFGGAKAGLLADPGADFAGRVVVVPIGIEDSLPWPAMRRLEASDLAALLPRPARRSHKYSRGVLGVVAGSPAYPGAAVLACRGALSAGVGMVRYVGPPEVADLIRHSCPEVVCSTGTAAETHVQAWLVGSGMDGTDEDEMQRVRDAVDSGLPTVADAGALPVLPDVLAPQVVLTPHAGELASLLQRLGADLDREAVDASTLAAVRRAAGLTEATVLLKGASTLVASPYQDFYSQSEGTPWLATAGSGDVLAGIIGALLAQVGSDVGRFRGMGIDPDERWAAIAAMGASLHGLAGAAAAAGGPLTAGRICDALPEIWGKVSTLSN, from the coding sequence ATGATCAGCGCCTATACCGGAACCCAGATCAGGGAGGCTGAAAAGCCCCTGCTGGATTCAGGTATGGGCGCTGTTCTCATGCAGCGGGCGGCCCGCGGCATGGCCGGCGCCGCCATCACGGAGCTGCGCAGCCGCGGACGCCGCCTGTACGGCTCCAGCGTTGCCGTCCTGGCCGGCAAGGGCAACAACGGCGGCGACGGCCTCTTCGCTGCCGCGCACCTCGCCGGACGGGGAATGCGGACGACAGCGTTCCTCGCCTCTGACACGGCTCACCCGGACGGTCTGGCCGCCTTTCGGCGCGCCGGTGGCCGGGTGCTGACGCTAACTGACGCTAACGCCGGCGAGCTGGCAGCGCTGGCCGGCAGGGCCGACGTCGTTATTGACGCGCTGCTCGGAACCGGCGCCCAGGGCGGACTCCGGGGAGCCTCGGCGGAACTCGTGTCGCGGCTGGCGGGAGGGTCCCACGGCCTCGTGGTGGCGTGCGACGTGCCCAGCGGCGTTGATGCGGACACCGGGGAGGCCGCCGGCCCGGTGCTGCCCGCCGACATCACCGTCACGTTCGGCGGGGCCAAGGCAGGTCTGCTGGCGGACCCGGGAGCGGATTTCGCCGGCCGGGTGGTAGTGGTCCCGATCGGCATTGAGGACTCACTCCCTTGGCCCGCCATGCGACGCCTGGAGGCCTCCGACCTGGCCGCCTTGCTCCCGCGCCCCGCGCGGCGATCCCATAAGTATTCGCGGGGCGTCCTCGGAGTGGTGGCCGGATCCCCGGCCTACCCCGGCGCCGCCGTGCTCGCCTGCCGCGGGGCGCTCTCCGCGGGCGTGGGGATGGTTCGCTACGTCGGGCCGCCGGAGGTTGCCGACCTCATCCGCCACAGCTGCCCCGAGGTTGTCTGCAGCACCGGCACCGCGGCAGAGACCCACGTCCAGGCCTGGCTGGTCGGTTCCGGGATGGACGGCACGGACGAGGACGAGATGCAGCGCGTCCGGGACGCGGTCGACTCCGGCCTGCCCACCGTTGCCGACGCCGGCGCCCTGCCCGTGCTGCCCGACGTGCTGGCCCCGCAGGTGGTGCTGACTCCGCACGCCGGCGAGCTGGCCAGCCTGCTGCAGCGACTCGGCGCGGACCTGGACCGCGAGGCCGTCGACGCCTCCACCCTCGCTGCCGTGCGCCGCGCCGCCGGCCTGACGGAGGCCACAGTGCTGCTGAAGGGCGCCAGCACGCTGGTGGCGTCGCCGTACCAGGATTTCTACAGCCAGTCCGAGGGAACGCCCTGGCTGGCCACCGCCGGAAGCGGCGATGTGCTGGCCGGAATCATTGGTGCGCTGCTCGCCCAGGTGGGGTCCGACGTCGGACGCTTCCGGGGGATGGGCATCGATCCGGACGAACGCTGGGCGGCCATTGCCGCCATGGGGGCGAGCCTGCACGGCCTCGCGGGAGCGGCGGCTGCAGCCGGCGGACCGCTGACGGCGGGGCGGATTTGCGACGCCCTGCCCGAAATATGGGGTAAAGTCAGCACGCTTAGTAATTAG
- a CDS encoding holo-ACP synthase, producing MIVGIGVDVVDIERFGRQLERTPGLRDRLFVPAERELNTRSLAARFAAKEAVAKVLGAPAGMNWQDCWIGLDQNGPTIQVKGTVLAVAEAKGVKRWHLSMSHDGGIATATVLAEG from the coding sequence ATGATTGTTGGCATCGGCGTGGACGTAGTGGACATCGAGCGCTTCGGGCGGCAGCTGGAGCGCACTCCGGGGCTGCGGGACCGGCTGTTTGTGCCGGCCGAACGGGAACTGAACACCCGCTCCCTGGCGGCGCGGTTTGCCGCCAAGGAAGCCGTGGCCAAGGTCCTGGGCGCGCCGGCCGGCATGAACTGGCAGGACTGCTGGATCGGGTTGGACCAGAACGGCCCCACGATCCAGGTCAAGGGAACGGTGCTCGCTGTTGCCGAAGCCAAAGGCGTCAAGCGGTGGCACCTGTCCATGAGCCACGACGGTGGCATCGCCACGGCCACGGTCCTGGCCGAGGGCTGA
- the glmS gene encoding glutamine--fructose-6-phosphate transaminase (isomerizing), whose protein sequence is MCGIVGYVGRTSGRADAGHGALDVVLEGLRRLEYRGYDSAGVAVVADGEISSRKKSGKLSNLLAELEERPLPESLTGIGHTRWATHGGPTDQNAHPHLSDGGKLAVIHNGIIENFAELKQELLAKGVVFASETDTEVAAALLGDIFRNKLGGDVSDGGLTRAMELACQRLEGAFTLLAVHADQPDVVVAARRNSPLVVGLGEGENFLGSDVSGFIDYTRRAVELGQDQIVTITADTVEITDFFGAPAQGKEYHVDWDPASAEKGGFTSFMEKEIHDQPDAVAQTLLGRSDLNGKLTLDELRIDPQLLKKVDKIIVLACGTAAYAGMVAKYAIENWCRIPTEVELAHEFRYRDPIVTENTLVVSISQSGETMDTLMAVRYAREQGAKTVSICNTNGSTIPRESDAVLYTHAGPEIAVASTKAFLAQITAAYLLGLYLAQLRGNIFSGQVKDVLADLGKIPAKIQKILDNAGPLRELARSMKDEKSVLFLGRHVGFPVALEGALKLKEIAYLHAEGFAAGELKHGPIALIDEGQPVFVVVPSPRGRDSLHSKVVSNIQEIRARGARTLVIAEEGDEAVRDYAEHVFYVPETPTLLMPLLTTVPLQIFACELAAAKGYDVDQPRNLAKSVTVE, encoded by the coding sequence ATGTGTGGAATCGTGGGTTATGTTGGCCGTACGTCGGGCCGGGCTGATGCCGGGCATGGCGCGTTGGATGTTGTTCTTGAGGGGCTGCGCCGCCTGGAGTACCGGGGCTATGACTCGGCCGGTGTTGCCGTGGTGGCTGACGGGGAGATTTCCTCGCGGAAGAAGTCCGGGAAGCTGAGCAACCTGCTCGCCGAGCTGGAGGAGCGGCCGTTGCCGGAATCGCTGACCGGTATCGGGCACACGCGGTGGGCCACACATGGTGGCCCGACGGATCAGAACGCGCACCCGCACCTGTCTGATGGCGGGAAGCTTGCGGTGATCCACAACGGCATCATTGAAAACTTTGCTGAGCTGAAGCAGGAGCTGCTGGCCAAGGGTGTTGTCTTCGCGTCGGAGACGGACACCGAGGTGGCCGCGGCGCTGCTGGGCGACATTTTCCGGAACAAGCTGGGCGGGGACGTCTCCGACGGCGGCCTGACCCGGGCCATGGAGCTGGCCTGCCAGCGGCTGGAGGGTGCGTTCACGCTCCTCGCGGTGCATGCGGACCAGCCCGACGTCGTGGTGGCCGCGCGCCGGAACTCGCCGCTGGTGGTCGGCCTCGGCGAGGGCGAGAACTTCCTAGGCTCGGACGTGTCCGGGTTCATCGACTACACCCGCCGTGCGGTGGAGCTGGGCCAGGACCAGATCGTGACCATCACCGCCGACACCGTGGAAATCACGGACTTCTTCGGCGCCCCGGCACAGGGCAAGGAATACCACGTTGACTGGGACCCGGCTTCCGCGGAAAAGGGTGGCTTCACCTCCTTCATGGAGAAGGAAATCCACGACCAGCCCGACGCCGTCGCGCAGACCCTCCTGGGGCGCTCGGACCTGAACGGCAAGCTCACCCTGGACGAGCTGCGCATCGATCCGCAGCTGCTGAAGAAGGTCGACAAGATCATCGTGCTGGCCTGCGGCACGGCAGCCTATGCGGGCATGGTGGCCAAGTACGCGATTGAGAACTGGTGCCGGATCCCCACCGAGGTCGAGCTGGCCCACGAGTTCCGTTACCGGGACCCGATCGTCACCGAGAACACCCTGGTGGTGTCCATCAGCCAGTCCGGCGAGACGATGGATACGCTGATGGCCGTGCGGTACGCCCGGGAGCAGGGCGCTAAGACGGTGTCGATCTGCAACACCAACGGCTCGACCATTCCGCGGGAGTCCGACGCCGTGCTGTACACGCACGCCGGTCCGGAGATCGCGGTGGCCTCCACCAAGGCGTTCCTGGCCCAGATCACCGCGGCGTACCTGCTGGGCCTGTACCTGGCGCAGCTGCGCGGGAACATCTTCTCCGGGCAGGTCAAGGATGTGCTGGCTGACCTGGGCAAGATCCCGGCGAAGATCCAGAAGATCCTGGACAACGCAGGGCCCCTGCGTGAGCTGGCCAGGAGCATGAAGGACGAGAAGTCCGTGCTGTTCCTGGGCCGTCACGTGGGCTTCCCGGTGGCCCTCGAGGGCGCTTTGAAGCTGAAGGAAATCGCGTACCTCCACGCCGAGGGCTTCGCGGCCGGTGAGCTCAAGCACGGCCCGATCGCGCTGATCGACGAGGGCCAGCCGGTGTTCGTGGTGGTCCCGTCCCCGCGCGGACGCGACTCGCTGCACTCCAAGGTGGTGTCCAACATCCAGGAGATCCGGGCCCGCGGTGCCCGCACTCTGGTGATCGCCGAAGAAGGCGACGAAGCGGTCCGAGACTACGCCGAGCACGTCTTCTACGTCCCGGAAACCCCGACGCTGCTCATGCCGTTGCTGACCACCGTTCCACTGCAGATCTTCGCGTGCGAACTCGCCGCCGCCAAGGGCTACGACGTGGACCAGCCGCGCAACCTGGCCAAGAGCGTCACAGTAGAGTAA
- a CDS encoding signal peptidase I, whose protein sequence is MGKAVTPQVPQRTGRDFGGRRGGGAATRILEIRRRKRFAAAGRLANFAVLFVLLFAALALVVIPQATGSRTYTVPTNSMAPTYSAGAFLVVKPAAMSQLKYGDIVTYQPSPDSPEVLTHRIVGFNAMHDGERTLVTKGDNATVNDGVPVHARQIKGKPLYAIPLVGYLTGALGGADRDLWMLLAVTGLVGQCVLLIVLGVRRRRRAG, encoded by the coding sequence ATGGGAAAGGCAGTCACACCGCAGGTGCCGCAGCGGACGGGCCGCGACTTTGGCGGCAGGCGCGGCGGGGGAGCAGCCACCCGGATCTTAGAAATACGCCGCCGCAAACGCTTCGCCGCAGCCGGGCGCCTGGCCAACTTCGCAGTTCTCTTTGTCCTGCTCTTCGCAGCTTTGGCCCTCGTCGTCATTCCCCAGGCCACGGGGTCGCGGACCTACACAGTGCCCACAAACTCCATGGCGCCGACATATTCCGCCGGCGCGTTCCTCGTTGTTAAACCTGCGGCCATGAGCCAGCTGAAGTACGGCGACATCGTCACCTACCAACCCAGCCCGGACAGCCCGGAGGTCCTGACTCACCGGATCGTGGGCTTCAATGCCATGCACGATGGTGAGAGGACCCTGGTCACGAAGGGCGACAACGCCACCGTCAACGACGGAGTGCCAGTCCATGCCCGCCAGATTAAGGGGAAGCCCCTTTATGCGATCCCGCTGGTTGGCTATCTCACTGGCGCACTCGGCGGCGCGGACCGCGACCTCTGGATGCTGCTGGCCGTTACCGGCCTCGTCGGCCAGTGCGTGCTGCTCATCGTCCTGGGCGTGCGGAGGCGGCGACGGGCGGGGTGA
- the coaA gene encoding type I pantothenate kinase, translated as MTLQRNEANGEGVSPFVELDRQTWSRLSAQMEQPLNEEDVLRLRGLGDPLDISEVREVYLPLSRLLHLYVEAAGQLHAATTTFLGEQTQRTPFVIGVAGSVAVGKSTISRVLREMLRRWPGTPNVELITTDGFLYPLAELKRRQLLDRKGFPESYDRRALLRFVSEIKGGAEEVRAPWYSHVTYDIVPGKEVVVRRPDVLIVEGLNVLAPARPRHDGRQGLALSDFFDFSIYVDAKTSYIEEWYVDRFRKLRSTAFAQPESYFHRYATLSDAEAEETARDIWKRINEPNLEENVLPTRGRAQLVLTKEADHSVRRMLLRKV; from the coding sequence GTGACTTTGCAACGCAACGAAGCGAACGGAGAGGGTGTTTCCCCGTTCGTGGAGCTGGACCGGCAGACCTGGTCCCGGCTTTCGGCCCAGATGGAGCAGCCCCTTAATGAAGAGGACGTGCTGCGCCTTCGCGGGCTTGGTGACCCCTTGGACATCAGCGAGGTGCGCGAGGTTTACCTCCCCCTGTCCCGGCTGTTGCATCTGTACGTGGAAGCCGCCGGCCAGCTGCATGCCGCCACCACAACATTCCTTGGCGAGCAGACACAGCGCACCCCGTTCGTGATCGGCGTCGCCGGTTCGGTTGCCGTGGGCAAGTCCACCATCTCGCGTGTTCTCCGCGAGATGCTGCGGCGCTGGCCAGGCACGCCGAACGTCGAGCTCATCACCACCGACGGGTTCCTGTATCCGCTGGCGGAACTCAAGCGCCGGCAGCTGCTCGACCGCAAGGGCTTCCCTGAGTCCTACGACCGCCGCGCGCTGCTGCGCTTCGTGAGCGAAATCAAGGGCGGCGCGGAGGAGGTGCGGGCGCCCTGGTACTCGCACGTCACCTATGACATTGTCCCCGGCAAGGAAGTGGTGGTCCGGCGTCCGGACGTGCTCATTGTCGAGGGCCTGAATGTGCTGGCCCCCGCGCGGCCGCGGCACGACGGCCGCCAGGGGCTGGCGCTGAGTGACTTCTTCGACTTCTCCATCTATGTGGACGCCAAGACGTCGTACATCGAGGAATGGTACGTGGACCGGTTCCGCAAACTCCGTTCCACCGCCTTCGCTCAGCCCGAGTCCTACTTCCACCGCTATGCCACGCTGTCCGATGCCGAAGCCGAAGAGACGGCCCGCGACATCTGGAAGCGCATCAATGAACCAAACCTGGAGGAGAACGTGCTTCCCACGCGGGGACGGGCGCAGCTTGTGCTCACCAAGGAAGCGGACCATTCGGTCCGCAGGATGCTCCTGAGAAAGGTCTAG
- a CDS encoding M15 family metallopeptidase, with the protein MCCNCSPEPSADALPGPPPTRRAVARLLMTGAGLSALAACTPGPAEPGSPATGSTASGTASQTASGKASPVQSGSATGSASAGSSAKVPATASPASSAAPSASPSAKSPSATATATTTAAAAPPSAASRLPKQYSLTAPASPWVIVNKHRPLKPANYVPADLVQPRVALAVTGEAAQLNSTTAAAAERMFAAAAADGVTMTLASGYRSYATQTVTYNGWVSSQGRAAADTASARPGYSEHQTGWSFDIGDGGGACSFQPCFAEQPAAAWAKANAHRFGFVVRYPWMQHTITGYFYESWHLRYIGVEAATDMRKRGIATLEQYFGLAAAPGYR; encoded by the coding sequence ATGTGTTGCAACTGCTCTCCAGAGCCTTCCGCTGACGCCCTGCCCGGGCCACCCCCCACCCGCCGCGCGGTGGCACGGCTGCTGATGACCGGCGCCGGTTTGTCGGCCCTCGCCGCCTGCACGCCCGGCCCAGCAGAACCAGGTTCCCCCGCAACCGGTTCGACGGCTTCGGGAACGGCATCGCAAACTGCTTCCGGCAAGGCCTCGCCGGTTCAGTCCGGGTCCGCAACCGGATCCGCGTCCGCCGGCAGCTCTGCCAAGGTGCCCGCCACTGCATCCCCGGCGTCCTCCGCTGCACCGTCGGCCAGCCCGTCCGCAAAGTCACCGTCGGCGACGGCGACGGCGACGACGACGGCAGCGGCAGCCCCGCCGTCGGCCGCTTCACGCCTGCCCAAGCAGTACTCGCTGACCGCGCCCGCCAGCCCCTGGGTGATCGTCAATAAGCACCGCCCGCTCAAGCCGGCCAACTACGTCCCGGCCGATCTGGTCCAGCCGCGCGTGGCCCTCGCCGTCACCGGCGAGGCGGCGCAGCTGAACAGCACGACGGCGGCTGCCGCAGAACGGATGTTCGCCGCAGCAGCGGCGGACGGCGTTACCATGACGCTGGCGAGCGGCTACCGTTCCTACGCGACGCAGACTGTCACGTACAACGGCTGGGTGAGCTCACAGGGGCGGGCCGCAGCGGACACCGCCTCGGCTCGGCCGGGCTATTCCGAACACCAGACAGGTTGGTCGTTCGACATCGGCGACGGCGGCGGAGCTTGCAGCTTCCAGCCCTGCTTCGCCGAGCAGCCGGCCGCCGCCTGGGCCAAGGCAAACGCGCACCGCTTCGGCTTTGTGGTTCGGTATCCGTGGATGCAGCACACCATCACCGGATACTTTTACGAGTCGTGGCACCTGCGGTACATCGGTGTGGAGGCGGCCACTGACATGCGGAAGCGCGGCATCGCCACCCTTGAGCAGTATTTCGGCCTGGCGGCCGCTCCCGGCTACCGCTGA
- the mscL gene encoding large conductance mechanosensitive channel protein MscL: MLSGFKKFILKGNVIDLAVAVVIGSAFSAVVDALVKSVLMPLISLLVGEPNFDDFLAFGDVRFGVLLTAVVNFLLVASALYFVIVAPMNRLIEHRNRKLGIGQDTKKEAAEDPQIALLKEIRDALQNQNQNQGAR; the protein is encoded by the coding sequence ATGCTTAGTGGATTCAAGAAGTTCATTCTCAAGGGAAACGTCATTGACCTGGCCGTGGCGGTGGTCATCGGATCGGCGTTCAGCGCCGTGGTGGATGCGCTGGTCAAGAGCGTCCTGATGCCGCTGATCTCGTTGCTGGTCGGAGAGCCGAACTTTGATGATTTCCTGGCGTTCGGCGACGTGCGGTTCGGCGTGCTGCTCACCGCGGTGGTCAATTTCCTCCTGGTTGCCTCTGCGCTCTACTTCGTCATCGTCGCCCCGATGAACCGGCTGATCGAGCACCGCAACCGCAAGCTGGGGATCGGGCAGGACACGAAGAAGGAAGCTGCCGAGGATCCGCAGATCGCCCTACTCAAGGAAATCCGCGACGCCCTGCAGAACCAGAACCAAAACCAGGGCGCCAGATAG
- the glmM gene encoding phosphoglucosamine mutase — MSTLFGTDGVRGLANGLLTAELALQLAQAAAVVLGHERTSEGSRPRAVVARDPRASGEFIAAAVEAGLSSSGIDVYDAGVLPTPAAAYLVADLNADFGVMISASHNPAPDNGIKFFARGGQKLPDEVEDAIEAQMGKEPVRPVGGEVGRIQRFSDAEDRYIVHLLGTLPHNLHGLKVVLDCAHGAASGCSPQVFKDAGADVVVIGAEPDGLNINEGVGSTHLGPLKAAVVEHSADLGIAHDGDADRCLAVDHEGNEVDGDQIMAILAVALKKAGKLTDNVLVATVMSNLGLKIALRDAGIAIRETGVGDRYVLEQMRDGGFNLGGEQSGHVILADYATTGDGVLTGLQLAAQVALTGRPLKELATIMTKLPQVLINVKDVDRSRVGGDGTLAAAVKAAEAELGDTGRVLLRPSGTEPVVRVMVEAADQQTAQAIAERLAQVVKTQLALQLVGD, encoded by the coding sequence ATGTCTACATTATTTGGAACAGACGGTGTCCGTGGCCTGGCGAACGGCCTGCTGACTGCCGAGCTCGCATTGCAGCTGGCCCAGGCCGCCGCCGTCGTGCTTGGCCATGAACGCACCAGCGAAGGTTCGCGGCCGCGCGCCGTGGTGGCGAGGGACCCTCGCGCAAGCGGCGAGTTCATCGCGGCAGCCGTGGAGGCCGGGCTTTCCAGCTCCGGAATCGACGTCTATGACGCCGGCGTCCTGCCCACTCCCGCCGCCGCCTACCTCGTGGCAGACCTGAACGCTGACTTTGGCGTCATGATCTCCGCCTCGCACAACCCGGCTCCCGACAACGGGATCAAGTTCTTTGCCCGCGGTGGCCAGAAGCTCCCCGACGAGGTGGAGGACGCCATCGAGGCCCAGATGGGCAAGGAGCCCGTCCGCCCGGTGGGCGGCGAGGTGGGCCGCATCCAGCGTTTCTCCGACGCCGAGGACCGCTACATCGTCCACCTCCTGGGAACCCTCCCGCACAACCTCCACGGCCTCAAAGTGGTCCTCGACTGCGCGCACGGCGCCGCCAGCGGCTGTTCCCCCCAGGTCTTCAAGGACGCCGGCGCTGACGTCGTCGTCATTGGCGCCGAGCCGGACGGCCTGAACATCAACGAAGGCGTGGGCTCCACCCACCTCGGCCCGCTCAAGGCGGCCGTGGTGGAGCACAGCGCCGACCTCGGCATTGCCCACGATGGCGACGCCGACCGCTGCCTGGCCGTGGACCACGAAGGCAACGAGGTGGACGGCGACCAGATCATGGCCATCCTCGCGGTGGCCCTCAAGAAAGCCGGCAAGCTCACGGACAACGTCCTCGTGGCCACCGTGATGAGCAACCTCGGCCTCAAGATCGCCCTCCGCGACGCGGGCATTGCTATCCGCGAGACGGGTGTGGGGGACCGCTACGTTTTGGAGCAAATGCGCGACGGCGGCTTCAACCTGGGCGGCGAACAGTCCGGCCACGTGATCCTCGCCGACTACGCCACCACGGGCGACGGCGTGCTGACAGGCCTGCAGCTGGCAGCACAGGTTGCGCTGACGGGCCGCCCCCTCAAGGAACTTGCCACGATCATGACCAAGCTGCCGCAGGTCCTCATCAACGTGAAGGACGTGGACCGGAGCCGGGTCGGCGGAGACGGGACCCTGGCCGCAGCCGTGAAGGCAGCCGAAGCCGAGCTGGGTGACACCGGCCGGGTGCTCCTGCGCCCCTCCGGCACCGAGCCCGTTGTGCGCGTCATGGTCGAAGCCGCGGATCAGCAGACCGCCCAGGCCATTGCCGAACGCCTCGCCCAGGTTGTGAAGACCCAGCTGGCACTGCAACTCGTCGGCGACTGA